The Chthoniobacterales bacterium genomic interval CGAAGCCCCCGGCCTTGAGCGAATCGTGAAGCTCGCACATGCGGGTGTAGGCTTTTTCGTTCGCCGGGTCCTCGGGGTCGAGCCGCACGCGTGTCTGCCCGAGCATGAAGGCGAACGCGCGGAGGTGGCGAGGGAAGTCGGCCAGCGCGAAGTGGTGCGGTTCGATCTTGCGTCCGGCAAAGAGCGGGAGGTCGCGCTGCTCGTCGGGTTCCAGGTCGTAAAGGACGAAGTTCGCGAAGTCCGAGACGAGGACGAAGCGCGGGATTTCGTCCCAGCGGTTTTCGCGTGTCAGGTCCTCAATGTAGGTAAACGCCTGCGCGGCGGCCATCGAAAGGTCCTCGCCCGGGCTTTTGTGCTCGACCAGCAGCTTTCCGCGCCAGAGGAGGTCGATCGCCGACGTGTTCCCGCGAAGGTTGCGGACGTTTTCCTCAAAAGAGGCGACCGAGGCCCGCCGGATGCCGAAGACATCGAAAAACTCGTTCCAAAACGTCTGCTTTTCCGAGCGCTCGGACGCGGCATTTTCCTTCCACCGGCGGGAAAACCTGATTGCGCGGTCGCGGACTTCGTTCCAAGAGAGGTGGGGCATGGCGTGAGTGACAAATTGCAGAATTGAATGCGGATGAGGAGAAGAAAAGCTGTCTGAATCCTTGCGAGGCACGCGGCCGTCGTGTGGCTCTCACCCCGGCCGGAAAAATCCGAGGACCTCATCCGCCTGCGAAGACCCGTGCTGGCACCGGCCGTTCCGGACGGAACGGTTCCGTGAGCCCGCGCTATTTTAATGTAAAGAGAGTTGAGATTGCGCCTCGCACACGGCATGGTGCATGATTCCCAACGCGAATGCAGCCAGGAGGACAATTCCAGCATGAAAATCTACATAGACGGAAAATTTTACGACAAGGAAAACGCCAAGATTTCAGTCTTCGACCACGGGCTCCTCTACGGCGACGGCGTCTTCGAGGGCATCCGCTTTTACAACGGTCGTGTTTTCCGGCTTGAGGAGCACATCGTCCGGCTCTTCGACAGCGCGCGGGCGATCTGCCTCGATATCGGTCTCAGCCGGGATGAGGTGACGCAGGCCCTGCTCGAGACGATCCGACAAAATGATCTGCGCGACGGCTACGTGCGCCTGGTGGTCACCCGCGGCTGCGGGGATCTCGGGCTGAATCCCGCGCTCTGCCCGCGCGCCACGGTCTTCATTATTGCTTCGAAGATCACGCTGTATCCGCCGGACAAGTATGAGAACGGGCTCCACGTCGTGACCTGCGCGACGCGCCGGATCCCGCACGGGGCGCTGAGCCCGATGGTCAAATCCCTGAACTACCTCAACAACGTCCTCGCCAAGATCGAGGCTCAGCAAGCCGGCGCGGGCGAGGGGCTCATGCTGAACGAGCAGGGCTACGTGGCCGAGTGCACGGGCGACAACATCTTTGTTGTCCGCAACGGGGTCATTTCCACTCCGCCGATCGCCTCCGGAGCCCTCGCCGGCGTGACGCGCTCCGTGGTTTTTGAAATGGCGGCCGAGTTCGGGATTCCGATCCAGGAGCCCCAAATGACCCGTTACGACATCTACACTGCCGATGAATGCTTCCTCACCGGGACCGCCGCCGAGGTGATTCCGGCTGTCCGTCTGGACAACCGGGTGATCGGGGACGGGCTCCCTGGCGACGTGACAAAACGCCTCATCGCACGCTTCCACGAGTTGACAGCGGCGACGGGCGTGGCGATTTATTAAGTCTATGCAATGTGATGTCTGCCAGTCGAAGGAAGCCACCGTCTTTCTGACCCAGATCGTTGACGGGAAAATGCAGAAGGTGAACCTCTGCGAGGCCTGCTCAAAGGAGAAG includes:
- the ilvE gene encoding branched-chain-amino-acid transaminase; amino-acid sequence: MKIYIDGKFYDKENAKISVFDHGLLYGDGVFEGIRFYNGRVFRLEEHIVRLFDSARAICLDIGLSRDEVTQALLETIRQNDLRDGYVRLVVTRGCGDLGLNPALCPRATVFIIASKITLYPPDKYENGLHVVTCATRRIPHGALSPMVKSLNYLNNVLAKIEAQQAGAGEGLMLNEQGYVAECTGDNIFVVRNGVISTPPIASGALAGVTRSVVFEMAAEFGIPIQEPQMTRYDIYTADECFLTGTAAEVIPAVRLDNRVIGDGLPGDVTKRLIARFHELTAATGVAIY
- a CDS encoding excinuclease ABC subunit B, translated to MQCDVCQSKEATVFLTQIVDGKMQKVNLCEACSKEK